In one Candidatus Palibaumannia cicadellinicola genomic region, the following are encoded:
- the holB gene encoding DNA polymerase III subunit delta', with protein sequence MRLYPWLESHYLNILTSYQQGKGHHALLLYSQKGNGKAFLFQALSNWLMCLKPNTIINCGQCHSCQLMNAGNHPDYYKIELEKEQQSIGVETIRILIESLYSHPHQGGAKVVSLSHIKLLTKQGVNALLKMLEEPPEETYFLLGSRDKSCLLPTLLSRCLCWQLPSPDEALGLSWLQQQKETYPILAARTALRLCGGAPLAALALLQPACWNKRQALCVAMREALHHRDFLTLLPFLNGNEDVPLHWVLTLLIDALKLQQGAQAFLVNADQLNLITAVAMHWTSLTLHRQVQQWLHCHHQWSEVSGINRKLLLTYRLLNWEWDMSNPYTHPWTL encoded by the coding sequence ATGAGATTATATCCCTGGTTAGAATCTCATTACCTTAATATTTTGACTAGTTACCAGCAGGGTAAGGGACATCATGCACTCTTACTGTATAGTCAAAAAGGTAACGGGAAGGCATTCTTATTTCAAGCATTAAGTAATTGGTTAATGTGCCTCAAACCAAATACCATCATCAATTGTGGTCAGTGCCATAGCTGCCAATTGATGAATGCAGGCAATCACCCAGATTATTATAAGATTGAGCTAGAAAAAGAACAGCAGAGCATTGGTGTAGAGACAATCCGCATCTTGATTGAAAGCTTATATAGTCACCCGCATCAGGGCGGCGCTAAGGTAGTATCGCTGTCACATATCAAGTTATTGACCAAGCAGGGAGTAAATGCACTGCTAAAAATGCTGGAAGAACCGCCAGAGGAGACTTATTTTCTACTTGGTTCCAGAGATAAGTCATGCCTGTTACCCACTTTACTGAGCCGCTGTCTTTGCTGGCAATTACCTTCTCCGGATGAAGCGCTAGGGTTAAGTTGGTTACAGCAACAGAAGGAGACTTATCCTATTTTAGCTGCTCGCACCGCGCTACGTTTATGTGGAGGTGCTCCTCTAGCGGCGCTAGCCTTACTACAACCAGCATGTTGGAACAAGAGGCAAGCATTGTGTGTAGCTATGAGAGAAGCACTACATCATCGTGATTTTTTAACTTTGCTACCTTTCCTCAATGGAAATGAGGATGTACCGCTACATTGGGTGCTTACTCTCTTGATTGATGCACTCAAATTGCAGCAAGGAGCGCAGGCTTTTTTAGTTAACGCGGATCAGCTAAATTTGATAACTGCGGTAGCAATGCACTGGACTTCACTTACCCTGCATCGTCAAGTGCAGCAATGGCTACACTGCCACCACCAGTGGTCTGAGGTTAGCGGCATTAATCGCAAATTGTTGCTGACGTACCGATTATTAAATTGGGAGTGGGATATGAGTAATCCGTATACTCACCCCTGGACTCTATAA
- the tmk gene encoding dTMP kinase, whose amino-acid sequence MNSKFIVVEGLESTGKTSAIQQIVAILHSYGINDIISTREPGGTPLAEQLRTLIKQGIGSDPITDCAELLLLYAARAQLVESVIKPALTRGAWVISDRHDLSSQAYQGGGRGIDKQVLQTLRNAVLGNFYPDFTLYLDLPPAMSLERARARGTPLDRIEAESLSFFHRTRARYQELVANDSSIVTIDAGQPREKFSAAIRNQIEQWLSTQEIHR is encoded by the coding sequence ATGAATAGTAAATTTATTGTTGTCGAGGGCCTCGAGAGTACCGGCAAGACCTCAGCAATTCAACAGATAGTAGCTATCTTACATAGCTATGGTATTAACGATATAATCTCTACTCGAGAGCCAGGTGGTACTCCATTGGCAGAACAACTACGTACTCTAATAAAGCAAGGCATAGGATCTGATCCGATTACCGACTGTGCTGAGCTTTTGTTGTTATATGCCGCACGTGCACAATTGGTAGAAAGTGTTATCAAACCTGCGCTAACGCGCGGTGCCTGGGTGATTAGCGATCGACACGATCTTTCCTCTCAAGCTTACCAAGGCGGAGGCCGCGGCATAGATAAACAGGTGTTACAAACTCTACGAAATGCGGTATTAGGGAATTTTTATCCTGATTTCACACTATATCTGGATTTGCCTCCGGCAATGAGTCTAGAGCGAGCCCGCGCTCGTGGCACACCACTAGATCGAATTGAAGCTGAATCACTATCTTTCTTCCACCGTACCCGCGCGCGTTACCAGGAACTAGTAGCTAACGATTCTAGTATCGTAACTATCGATGCTGGACAGCCGCGAGAAAAATTTAGCGCCGCAATTCGCAATCAGATAGAGCAGTGGCTTAGTACCCAGGAAATACATCGATGA
- the pabC gene encoding aminodeoxychorismate lyase, with amino-acid sequence MFWINGQLKQQLPLTDRACQFGDGFFTTASLLDGKISFLTLHIERITEAAERLLFDRLDIEALRQEMLIAAATGGSGFIKAIISRGSGNRGYSFSNCGAPVRIIEHGYTPSHYATWRSNGIRLTLNPVRLARNPLLAGIKHLNRLEQVLIQAHLEQEGGDEALVLDTDGNLVECCSANLFWRYGRQVFTPVLSYAGVAGIMRRRVLGLLPKLGYLCEEVTTGPDALKQADEVIITNALLPIAPVNSIGSYCYYERTLFNLLSPQCQC; translated from the coding sequence ATGTTCTGGATAAACGGCCAACTTAAGCAACAATTGCCGCTGACTGACCGCGCCTGTCAGTTTGGTGACGGTTTTTTTACCACAGCTAGTCTTTTAGACGGCAAGATATCTTTTTTGACATTGCATATCGAGCGTATTACTGAAGCTGCGGAACGTTTGTTGTTCGATAGGCTAGATATCGAAGCACTACGCCAGGAAATGCTCATCGCTGCTGCAACCGGCGGCTCTGGATTTATTAAAGCGATCATCAGCAGAGGGAGTGGTAACCGCGGCTATAGTTTTAGTAACTGTGGCGCTCCTGTCCGTATTATAGAACACGGCTACACACCAAGCCACTATGCTACCTGGCGAAGCAATGGTATACGTCTGACCCTAAATCCGGTACGCCTGGCGCGGAATCCTTTACTTGCAGGTATTAAGCATCTTAATAGGCTTGAGCAGGTGTTGATACAAGCTCATTTAGAACAAGAAGGTGGCGATGAAGCGCTAGTACTAGATACGGACGGAAATCTGGTAGAGTGCTGCAGCGCCAATTTATTCTGGCGTTATGGGAGGCAAGTTTTTACTCCTGTGCTGAGCTATGCTGGAGTAGCCGGCATCATGCGCCGACGTGTATTAGGCTTATTACCAAAGCTTGGTTATTTATGTGAGGAAGTCACTACTGGCCCCGATGCGCTGAAACAAGCTGATGAGGTAATTATTACCAATGCTTTGCTGCCGATAGCACCGGTAAACTCAATCGGTTCATACTGTTACTATGAACGTACCTTATTTAATTTACTCAGCCCACAGTGCCAATGCTAA
- the acpP gene encoding acyl carrier protein, with protein sequence MSTIEERIKVIIAEQLGVKKEELVNSASFVDDLGADSLDTVELVMALEEEFDTEIPDEEAEKITTVQAAIDFIQASRQ encoded by the coding sequence ATGAGCACTATCGAAGAACGCATTAAGGTAATCATCGCTGAACAACTGGGCGTTAAGAAAGAAGAACTAGTCAATAGTGCTTCTTTTGTTGACGACCTAGGCGCTGACTCTCTTGACACTGTTGAGCTAGTAATGGCGCTGGAAGAAGAGTTTGATACCGAAATTCCGGATGAAGAAGCTGAAAAAATCACTACTGTTCAGGCAGCGATTGATTTTATTCAGGCAAGTCGGCAATAA
- the fabG gene encoding 3-oxoacyl-ACP reductase FabG has product MSLKDKIALVTGASRGIGRAIAEMLAAQQAVVVGTSTSENGADNISRYLGKSGKGIKLNVSDLVSIDACLKRMRAEFGDVDILVNNAGITRDNLLIRMTEDEWHSVLNTNLTSVFRMSKAVIRAMLKKHYGRIITIGSVVGAIGNAGQANYTAAKAGLIGLSKSLAREVASRGITVNVVAPGFITTDMTEVLTDEHRVGILSKIPANRLGYPKEIASAVAFFASDEAAYITGETIHVNGGMYML; this is encoded by the coding sequence ATGAGTTTAAAAGATAAAATTGCGTTAGTTACCGGCGCTAGCCGTGGTATTGGTCGAGCGATTGCAGAAATGCTAGCAGCGCAGCAAGCAGTAGTAGTAGGAACCTCTACTAGCGAAAATGGAGCGGATAATATTAGCCGGTATCTAGGTAAAAGTGGTAAAGGTATTAAACTGAATGTTTCCGACCTAGTCTCTATCGATGCTTGTTTAAAGAGAATGCGTGCAGAATTTGGCGATGTGGATATATTAGTAAATAATGCAGGCATCACACGTGATAATCTTCTGATACGTATGACAGAAGATGAATGGCATTCTGTTTTAAATACTAATCTAACTTCTGTATTCCGTATGTCAAAAGCGGTAATACGAGCAATGCTCAAAAAGCATTATGGTAGAATAATTACCATAGGCTCTGTTGTAGGAGCGATAGGAAATGCAGGACAGGCTAATTATACCGCTGCTAAGGCAGGATTAATTGGCTTAAGTAAATCGCTGGCTCGTGAAGTTGCATCGCGCGGCATCACAGTAAACGTGGTAGCACCAGGTTTTATTACCACTGATATGACAGAAGTATTGACAGATGAACATCGTGTGGGCATTTTGTCCAAGATTCCGGCTAACCGTCTTGGGTATCCTAAAGAAATAGCCAGTGCGGTAGCTTTTTTTGCCTCCGATGAGGCTGCATACATTACCGGCGAAACTATACATGTCAATGGAGGTATGTATATGCTGTAA
- the fabD gene encoding ACP S-malonyltransferase — MTAFAMVFPGQGSQKVGMLAEIAACYPDDVKATFAKASAILNYDLLRLVEQGPAEELNKTWQTQPALLTASVVIWRIWQRLGGTMPMFMAGHSLGEYSALVCAGVLDFSSAIQLVARRGMLMQKVMPTGTGAMSAIIGLDNATISAVCLQAAQGQIVSPANFNSPGQVVIAGHKAAVERASIICKTAGAKHTQMLSVSVPSHCILMKPAANKLAQMLETVHFSIPQVPVVNNVDVCAVTDPALIRQALVRQLYSPVRWTETIEYFYAQGVETLLEIGPGKVLTGFTKRIIDTLSCMAVHDQISLATVIQDQSRKKQ, encoded by the coding sequence GTGACAGCATTTGCCATGGTCTTCCCAGGACAAGGCTCCCAAAAGGTTGGCATGCTGGCGGAAATAGCAGCATGCTATCCTGATGATGTTAAGGCAACTTTCGCCAAAGCTTCGGCTATTCTTAATTATGATTTATTGCGGCTAGTAGAACAAGGTCCTGCTGAAGAACTAAATAAGACCTGGCAAACACAGCCAGCATTATTGACAGCGTCGGTAGTGATCTGGCGAATCTGGCAAAGGCTTGGTGGTACAATGCCGATGTTTATGGCAGGCCACAGCTTAGGTGAATATTCAGCACTAGTATGCGCTGGAGTACTTGATTTCTCTTCTGCCATTCAATTAGTAGCTCGACGTGGTATGTTAATGCAGAAAGTCATGCCTACTGGTACAGGCGCAATGTCTGCCATTATCGGTCTAGATAATGCAACTATTTCAGCAGTCTGTTTACAAGCTGCGCAGGGACAAATAGTATCGCCGGCAAATTTTAATTCACCTGGACAAGTGGTAATTGCTGGTCATAAAGCCGCGGTGGAACGCGCTAGTATCATCTGCAAAACGGCTGGTGCTAAACACACGCAGATGCTGTCGGTCAGTGTACCATCACACTGTATACTAATGAAGCCTGCTGCTAATAAATTAGCACAAATGCTAGAAACGGTACATTTTTCTATCCCACAGGTTCCTGTTGTTAACAACGTTGACGTATGTGCTGTTACAGATCCAGCTTTAATCCGTCAGGCGCTAGTGCGTCAGCTATATAGCCCTGTGCGCTGGACCGAAACTATCGAGTACTTCTATGCACAGGGCGTTGAGACTTTGCTAGAAATAGGACCTGGTAAAGTGCTTACTGGATTCACTAAAAGAATTATCGATACACTATCCTGTATGGCGGTACACGACCAGATTTCGCTAGCTACGGTAATTCAAGATCAAAGTAGGAAAAAGCAATGA
- a CDS encoding beta-ketoacyl-ACP synthase III: MYTKILGTGSYLPAQIRSNADLENMVDTSDEWIITRTGIRERRIASANETVFSMGSYAAKQALSMAGMPAEKVGMIIVATTSSSHAFPSSACQIQRDLGITDCVAFDLAAACAGFAYALSVVDQYVKNGAIEYALVIGSDVLSNTPAPHDRGTLILFGDGAGAVLLGCSKKPGIISTHLHADGSYGDLLTLPYHNRLNPAADVYLKMSGNEVFKVAVTKLAHIIDETLSMNNRSRKDIDWFVPHQANLRIISATAKRLAIKMNKVVVTLDRHGNTSAASVPLALDEAVRDGRIKTGELVLLAAFGGGFTWGSALLRF, encoded by the coding sequence ATGTATACTAAAATCTTAGGCACTGGGAGCTATCTCCCAGCGCAAATAAGGTCTAATGCTGACCTAGAAAACATGGTAGATACCTCAGATGAATGGATTATTACCCGTACTGGTATCCGCGAACGTCGCATCGCTAGTGCCAATGAAACAGTATTCAGCATGGGATCTTACGCTGCTAAACAAGCACTTAGTATGGCAGGTATGCCCGCAGAAAAAGTTGGTATGATAATAGTAGCTACTACCTCGTCTAGTCATGCTTTTCCTAGTTCCGCCTGTCAAATTCAGCGCGATCTAGGTATTACTGACTGCGTAGCTTTTGATTTAGCGGCAGCATGTGCTGGATTTGCTTATGCCCTCAGCGTAGTCGATCAATATGTTAAAAACGGTGCTATAGAATATGCACTCGTTATTGGTTCTGATGTATTGAGTAATACCCCAGCTCCTCACGATCGTGGTACGTTAATTTTATTTGGTGACGGTGCCGGTGCAGTACTTTTAGGATGTTCGAAAAAACCGGGAATTATTTCCACTCATTTACATGCTGATGGTAGTTATGGGGATCTCTTGACCCTTCCTTATCACAATCGCCTTAATCCTGCAGCAGATGTGTATTTAAAGATGTCGGGTAATGAAGTTTTCAAGGTAGCTGTCACCAAGCTCGCCCATATTATTGATGAAACCCTGAGTATGAACAATCGATCTCGCAAAGATATCGACTGGTTCGTGCCTCATCAGGCTAACCTGCGTATTATTTCTGCTACTGCAAAACGGCTAGCTATCAAAATGAATAAAGTAGTAGTGACCCTCGATAGGCACGGCAATACTTCTGCAGCTTCAGTCCCGTTAGCGCTAGATGAGGCGGTGCGTGATGGTAGGATTAAAACAGGCGAATTAGTGCTACTAGCAGCTTTTGGTGGTGGTTTTACCTGGGGTTCAGCGCTACTGCGCTTTTAA
- the plsX gene encoding phosphate acyltransferase PlsX, whose product MRRLTLALDAMGGDFGPDVTVPAALQALISYPQLELLLVGHPVVINYFLVQTDSILRERVTVIPAESVIASEAKPSQAILASRGTSMRVALELIKIGRAQACVSAGNTGALMGLAKLVLKPLDGISRPALMVILPHQNQGKTVLLDLGANVKCDATMLVQFAVMGAVIAKQIVGVDRPRVALLNIGAEDTKGLGNINQAAAILQKISSINYIGYLEANELLTGKTDVMVCEGFVGNMTLKTMEGMIRVFLSLLKSSEYSVKTSLVCQFSQLHPDQYNGAYLVGLCGTVIKSHGAANQRAFTTAIEQAVQAVERQVPKKIAASLAECGMTQELFSAHVY is encoded by the coding sequence TTGAGACGTCTAACCCTGGCGTTAGATGCTATGGGCGGAGACTTCGGTCCCGACGTAACAGTGCCTGCTGCTCTACAGGCACTGATATCCTATCCACAACTTGAGCTATTACTTGTTGGCCATCCCGTAGTAATAAATTATTTTCTCGTTCAAACTGATTCTATCTTGCGTGAGCGAGTGACCGTCATTCCAGCTGAATCTGTGATTGCCAGTGAAGCAAAACCATCACAAGCGATACTAGCTAGTCGCGGAACCTCAATGCGTGTTGCGCTTGAGCTAATCAAGATCGGACGTGCTCAGGCTTGCGTCAGCGCAGGTAATACTGGTGCACTCATGGGACTAGCAAAATTAGTGCTCAAACCTTTGGATGGAATTTCCCGGCCAGCACTTATGGTGATTTTGCCCCATCAAAATCAGGGAAAAACAGTGTTACTTGACCTAGGAGCAAATGTTAAGTGTGACGCTACGATGCTAGTTCAGTTCGCAGTTATGGGCGCGGTGATAGCGAAGCAAATTGTTGGAGTAGATCGTCCGCGTGTAGCGCTATTGAATATTGGCGCTGAAGATACGAAGGGCCTTGGTAATATTAATCAAGCTGCCGCAATATTACAGAAGATATCGTCAATCAACTATATTGGTTATCTTGAAGCTAATGAATTATTGACTGGAAAAACAGATGTAATGGTATGTGAAGGCTTTGTTGGTAATATGACATTAAAAACTATGGAAGGGATGATACGAGTTTTTCTATCATTGCTAAAATCTTCAGAGTATAGCGTCAAGACAAGCCTGGTTTGTCAATTCAGCCAACTTCATCCCGATCAATATAATGGCGCTTACCTGGTAGGTTTATGTGGCACGGTAATTAAGAGTCACGGTGCAGCTAATCAGCGCGCATTTACTACAGCAATTGAACAGGCAGTACAAGCCGTAGAGCGACAAGTGCCGAAAAAAATAGCTGCTAGCCTCGCTGAATGTGGTATGACCCAAGAGTTATTTAGCGCACATGTATACTAA
- the rpmF gene encoding 50S ribosomal protein L32: protein MAVQQNKPTRSKRGMRRAHDALITSTTSVDKVSGETHLRHHITADGFYRGCKVITK from the coding sequence ATGGCTGTACAACAAAATAAACCTACCCGTTCCAAACGGGGTATGCGACGCGCTCATGACGCACTAATTACCTCTACTACATCAGTAGATAAAGTGTCTGGTGAAACTCATTTGCGTCATCACATCACTGCCGATGGTTTCTACCGCGGTTGTAAAGTTATCACCAAGTAA
- the rluC gene encoding 23S rRNA pseudouridine(955/2504/2580) synthase RluC, translated as MVTADLKLTSQVHNYSIHFITISIHNAGQRLDNFLRTQLKGVPKSLIYRLVRKGQVQVNKKKSKPQYKLQSGDELRIPPVRQKDNKPLVSPRLGKVAVLTKALLYEDDHLLILNKPSGTAVHSGCRLSFGIIEGLRALWPNATFLELVHRLDRDTSGVLLIAKKRSALRLMHEQLRMKSIKKDYLALVRGQWQSHMKAVEAPLMKNILASGERIVRVSNDGKLSKTYFQVEERFTFATLVKASPVTGRTHQIRVHSQYTGHPIAFDDRYGDRKFDHQLKSCGLNRLFLHAVALSFKHPASGERLRIEAPLDESLRNCLLYLRTYHKEKS; from the coding sequence ATGGTTACAGCAGATTTGAAATTAACTTCTCAAGTACATAATTATTCTATACATTTTATCACCATCTCCATACATAACGCTGGTCAAAGGCTCGATAATTTCTTACGTACTCAACTCAAAGGAGTACCTAAGAGCCTTATTTATCGTCTGGTACGTAAAGGACAAGTACAGGTCAACAAGAAAAAAAGCAAACCTCAATACAAACTACAAAGCGGCGATGAGCTACGTATTCCACCGGTACGTCAAAAAGATAATAAACCGCTTGTCTCTCCCAGACTAGGAAAAGTAGCAGTCCTAACTAAAGCTCTTCTGTATGAAGACGACCATCTTTTAATATTAAATAAGCCATCAGGAACGGCAGTACACAGTGGCTGTAGACTGAGCTTCGGTATCATAGAGGGATTGCGTGCACTATGGCCTAATGCAACATTTCTCGAACTGGTGCATCGACTAGACCGGGACACCTCTGGTGTTTTACTTATCGCAAAAAAACGTTCAGCATTACGTTTAATGCATGAGCAATTGCGAATGAAAAGCATCAAAAAAGATTACCTAGCACTGGTACGTGGCCAGTGGCAATCTCATATGAAAGCAGTAGAGGCGCCGTTGATGAAGAATATTTTAGCTAGCGGTGAACGTATTGTGCGGGTCAGCAACGATGGTAAACTGTCAAAGACTTACTTTCAAGTAGAAGAACGTTTTACATTCGCGACACTAGTCAAAGCCAGCCCTGTGACCGGACGTACCCATCAAATTCGCGTGCACAGCCAGTATACAGGCCATCCTATTGCGTTTGATGATCGCTATGGTGATCGTAAATTCGATCATCAACTCAAAAGTTGTGGTCTAAATAGGCTCTTCTTGCATGCTGTTGCGCTAAGCTTTAAACACCCCGCTAGCGGTGAAAGATTGCGTATTGAAGCTCCGTTGGATGAGTCATTACGTAACTGTCTACTTTATCTCCGTACCTACCATAAAGAAAAATCCTAA
- the rne gene encoding ribonuclease E → MKRMLINATQQEELRVALVDGQRLYDLDIESLGHEQKKANIYKGIITRIEQSLEAAFVDHGAERHGFLPFKEISREYFPINYSSNSRINIKDVLREGQEIIVQVDKEERGNKGAALTTFISLAGSYLVLMPNNPRAGGISRRIEGEDRTELKEALSLLELPEGMGLIVRTAGIGKSAEALQWDLSFRIKHWQAIKKAAESRPAPFLIYQESNVIVRAFRDYLRPDIGEILIDNPKMLDLAKEHITLLGRPDFTSKIKLYSGEIPLFSHYQIESQIESAFQREVRLPSGGSIVIDTTEALTAIDINSARSTRCGDIEETAFNTNLEAADEIARQLRLRDLGGLIVIDFIDMMQVRHQREVEHCLREAVHQDRARIQIGRISRFGLLELSRQRLSSSLSESSHHICPRCCGTGTLRDNESLSLAILRIIEEETLKENTHEVHAIVPVPIASYLLNEKRAAVNAIEKRQGGVRAIIVPNDQMQTPHYVVLRIRKGEEGTTLSYLLPQLYGAEKMHLAEEFNAERKRPEQPAIAAFVRQDSRIIREQTTVIDAPIRNLFGRLMSSLKSLVSAPLPSTLEQKVTEKEMMHNQDINNKSKRRQNSNCIHHYQHNSNNHLYTHQETSYEEQNQKHLFIQTESKITHEEDLIMAQNEFTCRKERRSQELKATEASVFEREKLEVPQINLGNRNTDNQLIQTILPRRQRRALHRKISVLNCHEAEIIVPKQTVNTTNTTNSSTTSLTNTAENTVNREYYRSRSRRSLRHLRVSGQRRRRYRNERYPLSSPVPLNRAVFSPEMASGKVWVSYPVNPIERKEQEVIRVQSAQNVSDIELRVKRAIS, encoded by the coding sequence ATGAAAAGAATGTTAATTAATGCCACTCAACAGGAAGAGTTGCGCGTAGCCTTAGTAGATGGCCAGAGACTCTATGATTTAGATATTGAAAGCTTGGGGCATGAACAGAAAAAAGCAAATATATACAAGGGTATAATTACCCGCATTGAACAAAGTCTTGAAGCAGCATTTGTCGATCATGGTGCTGAGCGTCATGGGTTCCTACCTTTTAAAGAAATTTCTCGTGAATATTTTCCGATTAACTATTCTTCTAACAGTCGGATAAACATTAAGGATGTACTGCGTGAAGGGCAAGAAATCATTGTACAGGTAGATAAAGAAGAGAGAGGTAATAAAGGCGCAGCACTTACTACCTTCATTAGTCTAGCTGGGAGTTATCTTGTTTTGATGCCTAATAATCCTCGAGCCGGAGGAATTTCGCGTCGTATCGAAGGAGAAGATCGTACTGAGCTAAAAGAAGCTCTATCATTGTTAGAACTACCAGAAGGTATGGGACTGATAGTTCGTACGGCAGGCATCGGCAAGTCAGCTGAAGCACTACAATGGGATCTATCCTTCCGTATTAAACACTGGCAGGCTATTAAGAAAGCTGCTGAGAGTCGTCCAGCACCATTTTTAATCTATCAAGAAAGTAATGTCATTGTGCGTGCGTTTCGTGATTATCTTAGGCCTGACATCGGTGAAATTCTGATAGATAACCCAAAAATGTTAGATTTAGCTAAAGAACATATTACCTTATTAGGTCGTCCAGATTTTACCAGTAAAATTAAGCTCTATAGTGGCGAAATTCCGCTTTTTAGTCACTATCAGATCGAATCACAGATTGAGTCAGCCTTCCAACGTGAAGTACGTTTACCTTCTGGGGGTTCGATTGTCATCGATACGACTGAGGCGCTAACAGCAATCGATATTAACTCAGCGCGTTCCACCCGTTGCGGCGATATTGAAGAAACTGCCTTTAATACTAACCTAGAAGCCGCAGACGAAATTGCTCGTCAGTTACGCTTACGAGATCTTGGAGGTTTAATTGTTATAGATTTTATCGATATGATGCAGGTACGTCATCAACGCGAAGTAGAACATTGCCTGCGTGAAGCAGTGCATCAGGATCGTGCCCGTATTCAAATTGGACGGATATCTCGCTTTGGTCTGTTGGAGCTTTCTCGCCAGCGCCTGAGTTCATCATTAAGTGAGTCTAGTCATCACATATGTCCCCGCTGCTGTGGTACTGGTACTCTTCGTGATAACGAATCATTGTCACTTGCTATCCTACGTATCATCGAAGAGGAAACGCTAAAAGAGAATACTCATGAAGTACATGCTATCGTGCCGGTGCCTATAGCATCTTATTTGCTGAATGAAAAGCGCGCGGCAGTTAATGCTATAGAGAAGCGCCAAGGTGGAGTGCGGGCTATTATCGTGCCTAATGATCAAATGCAGACTCCGCATTATGTTGTTCTTAGGATCCGAAAAGGTGAAGAAGGAACAACACTTAGCTATTTGCTACCGCAACTATATGGTGCGGAAAAAATGCATCTAGCTGAGGAGTTCAATGCTGAACGAAAACGTCCAGAGCAACCTGCTATAGCGGCTTTCGTACGACAAGATTCGCGAATAATCAGAGAACAAACCACAGTGATCGACGCGCCCATTCGTAACCTTTTTGGTAGATTGATGTCTAGTTTAAAGTCTTTAGTCAGCGCACCACTACCGTCCACCTTAGAACAAAAGGTTACGGAAAAAGAAATGATGCACAATCAAGATATTAATAATAAAAGTAAACGTAGGCAAAATAGTAATTGTATCCACCACTATCAGCATAATAGCAATAATCATTTATATACTCATCAGGAAACGAGTTATGAAGAACAAAATCAGAAACATCTATTCATTCAGACAGAGTCGAAAATAACCCATGAAGAAGACCTTATAATGGCACAAAACGAGTTTACGTGCCGAAAAGAGCGGAGATCTCAGGAACTAAAGGCTACTGAAGCATCAGTTTTCGAAAGAGAAAAACTAGAAGTACCCCAAATAAACTTGGGTAATCGTAATACTGATAATCAACTAATACAGACAATATTACCACGTCGCCAACGCCGTGCATTACATAGAAAAATCTCTGTTCTTAATTGTCATGAAGCAGAAATCATTGTACCTAAGCAGACAGTAAATACTACCAATACGACTAATAGCTCTACCACATCTTTGACTAATACCGCTGAGAATACAGTGAATAGAGAGTATTATCGCAGTCGATCACGCAGGTCACTGCGTCATCTACGTGTCAGCGGGCAACGTCGTCGTCGTTATCGTAACGAACGTTATCCACTCTCTTCGCCGGTACCATTGAACCGTGCAGTATTTTCACCAGAAATGGCGTCGGGCAAAGTTTGGGTCAGCTATCCGGTGAATCCTATAGAGCGAAAAGAGCAGGAAGTAATTAGAGTACAATCCGCTCAGAATGTCTCAGATATTGAATTGCGCGTAAAACGTGCGATATCATGA